One genomic window of Candidatus Eisenbacteria bacterium includes the following:
- a CDS encoding tetratricopeptide repeat protein gives MSCHPGLTLLAALTIQVVTRLVYLIYLHRNPFFADPILDSRLYDSWALQIAAGDWLGHDVFFMGPLYPYLLALIYLVVGHNPFAAVAVQQAVGAISCLLVFLIARRVSGALVALTAAVILAFYGPLLFFEGLLLPESLGIFLSMLWLYLLVRAEAGIGLGTCLWTGVLVGLAALVRGSALIFLVGILSWFAIRLGIRKTRTWLLFMGVLAGTAVAIAPATLHNYVVGHDLVMITSNGGLNLYIGNNEKANGLYNPIKELRMVGADPESDWTGKHHAEQLLGRTLIPSQVSTYWMNQSVHFIVGKPIKFITLLLRKLLLFWNAYEFPQIDDYYIWRDASRFPLPLMSFVFVGPLAITGIVLTLRKREKFLLLHIFVATYTVSICLFFVTARYRVHIVPVLAIFSSYALWWLIDRIDTRQYRQAGLALCVVIASVALTGRPMLSALGISPSVKSWYWHFSRGTKFLNDPSRLDDAIRELTQAVQLNPRNPEAFNNLGMAYEKKGVPARATAIFQDALRIDSTYVEARYNLAFLKQKEGDYTSAIQLYRKVLELQPYLPRAHFNLGICCFRSGDPAAAAYELRKTLELEPGSAEAHNQLGIVRGEQGALDDAVEEFEAALRLNPGYPAARANLELARKLESARRRSSAPVH, from the coding sequence TTGAGCTGTCATCCCGGGCTCACTTTACTCGCGGCACTCACAATACAGGTCGTCACCCGCCTCGTCTATCTCATATACCTCCACAGAAATCCTTTCTTCGCCGACCCGATCTTGGATTCGCGACTATACGATTCCTGGGCGCTCCAGATAGCTGCCGGTGATTGGCTTGGACACGACGTTTTCTTCATGGGTCCGCTGTACCCCTATCTCCTCGCCCTGATCTATCTGGTCGTCGGACACAATCCGTTTGCCGCCGTGGCAGTTCAACAGGCAGTGGGAGCGATCAGTTGTCTGCTCGTATTCCTCATAGCAAGAAGGGTGTCCGGCGCGCTTGTGGCCCTGACGGCTGCAGTGATCCTCGCATTCTATGGACCCTTACTCTTCTTTGAGGGACTTCTCCTCCCGGAATCCCTTGGTATCTTCCTGAGCATGTTGTGGCTCTACCTTCTAGTCAGAGCTGAAGCAGGAATCGGACTAGGAACGTGTCTATGGACGGGCGTGTTAGTGGGGTTAGCGGCGCTTGTTCGAGGCAGCGCCCTCATCTTTCTCGTAGGGATTCTGTCATGGTTTGCCATCAGGCTGGGCATCAGAAAAACGAGGACGTGGCTCCTGTTCATGGGGGTGCTGGCAGGAACAGCGGTGGCGATCGCGCCGGCGACGCTTCACAACTACGTCGTAGGACATGACCTGGTCATGATAACCTCAAACGGGGGCCTCAACCTGTACATAGGAAACAACGAGAAGGCCAATGGACTCTACAACCCCATCAAAGAGCTCCGAATGGTCGGGGCAGATCCAGAGAGCGATTGGACGGGGAAGCATCACGCAGAACAGTTGCTGGGTAGAACCCTAATACCTTCTCAAGTCTCGACCTACTGGATGAACCAAAGCGTTCATTTCATTGTCGGCAAACCGATCAAGTTCATCACGCTCCTGTTGCGTAAGCTCCTGCTCTTCTGGAACGCGTACGAGTTTCCGCAGATCGACGATTACTACATTTGGAGAGACGCTTCTCGCTTCCCCTTGCCACTGATGTCCTTTGTCTTCGTGGGACCTCTTGCCATCACAGGAATAGTGCTCACTTTGAGAAAACGCGAAAAATTCCTTCTCCTGCACATTTTTGTTGCCACGTACACGGTCTCCATATGTCTCTTTTTTGTCACGGCACGCTACAGAGTTCACATCGTCCCGGTGCTCGCAATATTTTCGTCCTACGCACTGTGGTGGTTGATAGATCGCATCGACACCAGGCAGTACCGGCAAGCGGGCCTTGCGTTGTGCGTCGTGATCGCCTCGGTGGCGCTCACCGGGAGGCCGATGCTGTCCGCTCTCGGCATCAGCCCGTCAGTTAAGTCGTGGTATTGGCACTTCTCAAGAGGCACGAAATTCCTGAATGATCCGAGCAGGCTGGATGACGCGATCCGGGAGCTGACGCAGGCCGTGCAACTGAATCCACGCAACCCCGAGGCCTTCAACAATCTTGGCATGGCGTACGAAAAGAAGGGTGTGCCCGCCCGGGCAACGGCCATATTCCAAGACGCGCTTCGGATCGACTCCACTTATGTCGAGGCGCGATACAACCTCGCGTTCTTGAAACAAAAGGAAGGAGATTACACCTCTGCCATCCAGCTTTATCGAAAGGTACTGGAGTTGCAGCCGTATCTTCCTCGGGCTCATTTCAACCTCGGCATATGCTGTTTTCGATCCGGCGATCCGGCCGCGGCGGCCTACGAATTGCGCAAGACCCTGGAATTGGAGCCCGGGAGCGCCGAAGCTCACAACCAGCTTGGCATCGTCCGGGGCGAGCAAGGTGCCCTTGACGACGCGGTCGAGGAGTTCGAGGCCGCCCTTCGACTGAATCCGGGTTATCCCGCCGCCAGGGCGAACTTGGAGCTGGCGCGGAAACTCGAATCCGCACGCCGTCGGTCATCCGCGCCCGTCCATTAG
- a CDS encoding HAD-IA family hydrolase has product MIKAIIFDLDNTLTDFVRMKDTSVEAAVDAMIDAGLTLPRDELKGKIYAVYEEEGIEYQNVFDKLLQLELGHIDYKVLAAAVVAYRRARDSSLVLYPHVILALMELLKRGLKMAVISDAPRAQAWLRLCHLNLQHFFDHVVTFEDTGERKPSALPFKKALSLLRVDSSEALMVGDWPERDVVGAAKVGIKTVFARYGDTFGTVHSGADFEIGDIIELVEIVDKLNVPGQSQDSTRATCSER; this is encoded by the coding sequence ATGATCAAGGCCATCATCTTCGATCTCGACAATACTCTCACTGATTTCGTCAGGATGAAGGACACGTCCGTCGAGGCAGCAGTGGACGCGATGATTGATGCCGGCCTCACCCTTCCTCGCGACGAGCTCAAGGGGAAGATATATGCCGTCTACGAGGAGGAAGGCATAGAGTATCAGAACGTTTTCGACAAGCTCCTCCAGCTTGAATTGGGGCACATCGACTACAAGGTGCTGGCCGCCGCGGTTGTGGCCTACCGTCGCGCGCGCGATTCCTCCCTCGTACTTTATCCTCACGTGATTCTTGCGTTGATGGAGCTTTTGAAAAGGGGCCTCAAGATGGCCGTCATCTCCGACGCTCCCAGGGCGCAGGCGTGGCTTCGTCTATGTCACCTCAATCTCCAACATTTCTTCGACCACGTAGTCACATTTGAAGACACTGGCGAGCGAAAGCCTAGTGCCCTGCCGTTCAAGAAAGCTCTTTCACTTCTTCGCGTTGATTCTTCAGAGGCTCTGATGGTAGGCGATTGGCCCGAAAGAGACGTCGTCGGCGCGGCAAAAGTTGGAATCAAGACCGTGTTTGCGCGCTACGGCGACACGTTCGGAACGGTCCACTCCGGAGCGGATTTTGAGATCGGCGACATAATCGAACTGGTTGAGATTGTGGACAAACTTAATGTCCCGGGGCAGAGCCAGGACTCAACGAGAGCGACCTGTTCAGAGCGCTAG
- the acpS gene encoding holo-ACP synthase, whose protein sequence is MAFSVGIDIVEIERIRQAVDVHAERFLRKVFSSEEISFCLGRADSMACLAARFAAKEAFKKAIRASIPVAWREIAVLPESDGGPTLRLVSSLGDRLDGHFTLSLSHSRDYAVAVVLWERT, encoded by the coding sequence TTGGCCTTCTCTGTCGGCATCGACATAGTCGAAATCGAACGGATCCGGCAAGCAGTAGACGTGCACGCGGAACGCTTCTTGAGGAAAGTGTTTTCTTCCGAGGAAATTTCCTTTTGCCTCGGTCGAGCCGACAGCATGGCGTGTCTGGCCGCTCGCTTTGCGGCCAAGGAGGCCTTCAAGAAGGCGATTCGGGCATCGATTCCGGTGGCGTGGCGAGAGATAGCAGTCCTGCCGGAAAGCGACGGCGGTCCGACCCTGAGATTAGTGAGTTCGCTCGGCGACAGACTCGACGGGCATTTCACTTTGAGTCTGAGCCATTCGCGCGACTACGCCGTTGCGGTTGTGCTCTGGGAGAGAACTTGA
- a CDS encoding NAD(P)H-hydrate dehydratase, with translation MKIATPEQMRNIDKRAMEELGVSGLTLMEKAGEGVLIVIENVVGDVRGKSFAVLCGKGNNGGDGFVVSRLLREKGAHVTAFLLARADEVSGDASVNMHRFASMGGELRELTEVDLSKDLTPALGKSHFVVDAIYGTGFKGRTSGTAAQAIDLINFCGRTVFSVDVPSGLDCDTGRSEGNCVKAHATATLALLKKGLVFYPGRKFAGEISLADIGIPNECVEEEEIELELTDNLLAKDWFPTREPDVHKGDCGKIAVVGGSVGLTGAVALCSMAAVRTGAGLVTAAIPESLNDILEVKMTEPMTRPVPETEERTLSIEAKDEILRLVESCDVLALGPGLSRHSESAALARAIVSSVTKPIVLDADGLNAFAGHTELLAESGQRLIITPHVVEMSRLSGEEPDTVLRDRVGAAKRFSARLGIVVLLKGAPTVIAQPNGTTYVNPTGNAGLASGGSGDVLTGIIAGLLGQGLSPVRAAALGAYLHGLSADVAKEKSGEEGMIASDLIECIPEAILRLRAGWQAGFTRVG, from the coding sequence GTGAAAATCGCCACGCCTGAACAAATGCGGAACATCGACAAACGAGCAATGGAAGAACTCGGCGTTTCAGGTCTCACTCTTATGGAGAAGGCCGGGGAAGGAGTCCTGATCGTCATAGAAAACGTCGTGGGTGATGTGAGAGGCAAGAGTTTCGCCGTCTTGTGCGGAAAGGGGAACAACGGAGGAGACGGATTCGTTGTCTCAAGACTTCTTCGCGAAAAGGGCGCTCATGTCACGGCATTCTTGCTTGCCAGAGCAGACGAGGTTTCGGGAGACGCGTCCGTAAACATGCACCGCTTTGCTTCGATGGGAGGAGAGCTACGGGAGCTAACCGAAGTCGATCTTTCTAAGGATCTGACCCCGGCACTTGGCAAGTCACATTTCGTTGTGGATGCGATCTACGGCACCGGCTTCAAGGGGCGCACCTCCGGTACTGCTGCACAGGCCATTGACTTGATCAACTTCTGCGGTCGCACGGTTTTCTCCGTCGATGTGCCTTCCGGCCTTGACTGTGACACGGGCAGGTCTGAGGGAAACTGTGTAAAGGCTCACGCCACGGCAACGCTCGCGCTTCTCAAGAAGGGTCTTGTGTTCTATCCGGGCCGCAAGTTTGCCGGAGAGATCTCTCTGGCGGACATCGGAATTCCGAACGAATGCGTCGAAGAAGAAGAAATCGAGCTTGAGCTCACGGACAATCTACTTGCGAAGGATTGGTTCCCAACTCGCGAGCCCGACGTCCACAAGGGTGACTGCGGCAAGATCGCCGTTGTCGGCGGTTCGGTTGGATTGACGGGTGCGGTGGCGCTTTGTTCTATGGCCGCCGTACGAACCGGAGCCGGCCTTGTGACTGCCGCCATTCCAGAAAGTCTCAACGACATTCTTGAAGTCAAGATGACCGAGCCGATGACCAGGCCTGTTCCGGAGACCGAGGAACGTACACTCTCGATCGAGGCCAAGGACGAAATTCTCCGCCTCGTCGAATCTTGTGACGTGCTCGCCCTAGGTCCGGGTCTCTCCAGACACTCGGAAAGCGCGGCGCTTGCCCGAGCAATAGTATCATCCGTCACAAAGCCGATTGTTCTTGACGCCGACGGCCTCAATGCGTTTGCGGGTCACACTGAGCTCCTCGCAGAAAGCGGACAGCGACTCATCATTACGCCCCACGTTGTTGAGATGTCTCGTCTGTCCGGCGAAGAACCCGATACCGTACTCCGGGACAGGGTCGGTGCAGCGAAGCGCTTTTCCGCGAGACTCGGCATCGTGGTCCTGCTAAAAGGAGCTCCGACCGTAATTGCGCAGCCGAACGGCACGACCTACGTCAACCCGACCGGGAACGCCGGCCTGGCATCCGGAGGCTCCGGAGACGTCCTTACAGGGATCATCGCCGGTCTCCTGGGGCAGGGGCTGTCTCCTGTCCGTGCGGCGGCACTTGGTGCATACCTGCACGGGCTCTCGGCAGACGTGGCGAAGGAGAAGTCCGGCGAAGAGGGCATGATAGCCAGCGATCTTATCGAATGCATTCCTGAGGCCATCCTACGGCTCAGGGCCGGATGGCAAGCGGGTTTTACGAGGGTGGGCTAG
- a CDS encoding class II aldolase/adducin family protein: MSAQFQHKKDIIETGRRLYLKGFVASHDGNISIRIDAREILTTASGVCKGLLSAEDVVLVDTQGKKIAGRGEPSSELKMHLLVYEKRPDVRAVVHAHPPVSTGFAVAGIPLAQCILPEVVVSLGAVPVAAYGTPSTYEVCEAIRPYVEKSEAFLLANHGVVTLGEDVLQAYYRMETVEHFAKILLTARLLGNVNVLSREQVEKLMEVRKQAGVRGKFPDCESCGYCSGSPGSIAGATTGAAPRAAVRPAVPTGTNSSPEDRELITLITAVIKEMTQGK; the protein is encoded by the coding sequence TTGAGTGCTCAGTTCCAACACAAGAAAGACATAATCGAGACGGGTCGCAGACTTTATCTGAAAGGATTCGTTGCCTCTCACGACGGCAACATCAGCATTCGGATCGACGCGAGAGAGATCCTCACAACGGCAAGCGGAGTCTGCAAGGGCCTTCTGAGTGCGGAAGACGTCGTACTCGTCGACACGCAGGGGAAGAAGATCGCCGGGAGGGGAGAGCCCTCTTCTGAACTGAAGATGCACCTCCTTGTCTACGAGAAGCGTCCTGACGTCAGGGCCGTCGTCCATGCGCATCCGCCAGTAAGCACGGGGTTCGCCGTTGCGGGCATTCCGCTCGCGCAATGTATCTTGCCGGAAGTAGTGGTGAGTCTAGGCGCGGTGCCTGTCGCAGCCTACGGCACGCCTTCCACGTACGAGGTTTGCGAAGCCATAAGGCCGTACGTCGAGAAATCTGAAGCATTCTTGCTCGCCAATCACGGCGTCGTGACGTTGGGGGAAGATGTCCTGCAAGCCTATTACAGGATGGAAACCGTGGAGCACTTCGCCAAGATCCTCCTGACGGCGAGGTTGCTCGGAAACGTAAACGTGCTTTCCCGCGAGCAAGTGGAAAAACTGATGGAAGTGAGAAAACAGGCGGGTGTGCGAGGAAAATTCCCGGACTGTGAGAGCTGTGGATACTGTAGCGGAAGCCCAGGAAGCATAGCGGGAGCCACGACCGGAGCCGCCCCCCGAGCCGCGGTCCGACCGGCCGTCCCGACAGGAACCAACTCATCTCCCGAGGATAGAGAACTGATAACTCTCATCACAGCAGTTATCAAGGAGATGACTCAAGGGAAATAG
- a CDS encoding class I SAM-dependent methyltransferase, with amino-acid sequence MYGAQYFESDFRCGSAPASYFSAEEPFAREAASALKLIRELTGKTGGRLLEIGCAGGWLLKAAREAGWKVKGVEISREAAEFARAKLGLDVFCGSLSEAAFPPHSFDVIYMADVLEHIPDPVGFAGELRRIVAPDGHVVVCGPTALNALWRRLGVLAYGLFNKTRSIAAAPYHLFEYNPQTITRLFENAGFDAVHLMKKKIPPGLRSRGIEDFLVLAVELVNYPVTLLFGLWSDRVVLCATPRAGDAKGSRPSLVCP; translated from the coding sequence ATGTACGGCGCACAGTACTTCGAGAGCGATTTCCGCTGCGGCTCTGCGCCCGCGTCTTATTTCAGCGCCGAGGAGCCTTTTGCGAGAGAAGCAGCCTCGGCTCTCAAGCTGATCCGCGAACTCACGGGGAAAACCGGGGGTAGGTTGCTCGAGATCGGTTGTGCCGGAGGATGGCTTCTCAAGGCCGCGCGAGAAGCCGGATGGAAGGTCAAGGGAGTCGAGATTTCACGGGAGGCGGCGGAATTCGCTCGGGCCAAACTCGGCCTGGACGTCTTCTGCGGCAGCCTTAGCGAGGCAGCGTTTCCTCCTCACAGTTTTGACGTGATCTACATGGCAGACGTGCTGGAGCACATACCGGATCCGGTCGGTTTCGCCGGCGAGTTGCGAAGGATCGTTGCGCCCGACGGTCACGTGGTCGTTTGTGGCCCGACCGCGCTCAATGCCCTGTGGCGGAGGCTCGGTGTTCTTGCCTACGGTTTGTTCAACAAGACCAGGTCGATAGCGGCGGCGCCGTATCACCTTTTCGAATACAATCCCCAGACCATAACGCGACTCTTTGAGAACGCCGGGTTCGACGCGGTTCACTTAATGAAGAAAAAGATTCCCCCTGGACTCAGATCTCGCGGGATTGAGGACTTCCTCGTTCTTGCAGTCGAGCTCGTGAACTATCCTGTCACTCTGCTTTTCGGGCTTTGGAGTGATAGGGTCGTTCTTTGTGCGACGCCTCGCGCGGGAGACGCAAAGGGATCGAGACCTTCGCTGGTCTGTCCATGA
- a CDS encoding family 43 glycosylhydrolase produces MTRESKISARLATFLRGRTVLLAALCYGCCLSVALLNSPCVSAALLKIDFDQRYLHEPGWVIKDHAFIKVDSVYHVFYQRGPDYSSSRLAVDSIGHATSLDMKHWNIHPPVLAVQSHTWENAAVWAPFVMENPAGGYIMYYTGVDSNEVERIGAATSEDLFTWTKYAGNPIFRPDTAWSAWDSTVQYSSCRDPYVYCEDGTYYLLVTAHANDGSGVVASAISTDLFNWTDNGPIYTHSGTDRWHAIESCFLIKRNDTYRLFFSEQDSPPGTSYMASDSLYSGWDISARRVVDSGIAPEILNGDGVELFSRFSKFLKGDTVNTAVKIDTLRWDDDLPNTEGPHPLAEHWYDISGEALYYQPAFGDNSWQRGGEHCGYIGNSWLGTMEYFQGPLQAGWSGWALGEDARGSAKSYPFTIQADSISLLVGGGNHPDSAFVALYRASDDSLLFSETGRNSDTMDRRVWLVRSLKGESVYLKIVDDASGYFGHINCDEIAEFFAQPDVTPPWVSLFEPSGAETLVQGEQFEIRWKAGDETAIDSVVLEYSLDGGSTFPYLIARPSPQDTSYLWNIPQTYSDSCLVRATVYDWGPNSTSDQSDSLFRIVAYIGVDENPSNAPAIERKLALSVQGQNPFAERTSFRFNLPSSFAGRRFSLDVFDTAGRHVRDLTRGTCPANGAALSAPWNACDESGRLVGSGIYFVLLRVDGTPLLTKKIVLLK; encoded by the coding sequence ATGACCCGAGAGAGTAAGATCAGTGCCAGACTGGCCACGTTTCTCCGTGGGCGTACCGTGCTTCTTGCCGCGCTGTGTTATGGATGCTGCCTATCTGTTGCGCTCTTGAACTCGCCTTGCGTTTCGGCTGCACTGCTGAAAATCGATTTTGACCAGCGCTACCTCCACGAACCAGGGTGGGTCATCAAAGATCACGCTTTTATCAAGGTCGATTCTGTCTATCACGTGTTCTACCAGCGAGGGCCTGATTATTCCAGTTCTCGCCTGGCGGTTGACAGCATAGGGCATGCGACGAGCCTGGACATGAAACACTGGAACATTCACCCTCCGGTACTCGCTGTCCAAAGTCACACGTGGGAAAATGCGGCGGTGTGGGCGCCGTTCGTCATGGAAAACCCTGCCGGCGGCTACATCATGTACTACACGGGCGTGGACTCCAACGAGGTGGAACGGATAGGGGCTGCGACTTCGGAAGATTTGTTCACGTGGACGAAGTATGCGGGCAATCCGATCTTCAGACCCGACACCGCTTGGTCGGCTTGGGACAGCACTGTACAGTACTCAAGTTGCCGCGACCCCTACGTATACTGCGAAGACGGAACCTACTACCTGCTCGTGACGGCCCACGCGAACGACGGAAGCGGGGTGGTAGCCTCCGCGATTTCAACGGACCTCTTCAATTGGACGGACAACGGTCCCATCTACACTCACTCCGGCACGGATCGGTGGCACGCGATTGAGTCATGTTTTCTCATCAAGAGAAACGACACGTACAGACTGTTTTTCTCCGAACAAGACAGCCCGCCGGGCACGTCATACATGGCTTCGGACTCGCTCTATTCCGGCTGGGACATCAGCGCTCGCCGGGTTGTGGACTCGGGCATCGCCCCGGAGATCCTGAATGGCGACGGCGTCGAGCTGTTTTCCAGATTCAGCAAGTTCTTGAAGGGAGACACCGTCAACACGGCTGTCAAGATAGACACGTTGCGATGGGATGATGACCTCCCCAACACCGAAGGTCCGCATCCCTTGGCCGAGCACTGGTACGATATCAGCGGCGAAGCCCTCTACTACCAGCCTGCCTTCGGAGACAATTCGTGGCAGCGAGGTGGCGAACACTGCGGATATATCGGGAATTCCTGGCTGGGAACCATGGAGTACTTCCAGGGACCGCTTCAGGCCGGTTGGAGCGGTTGGGCGTTGGGGGAAGACGCGCGAGGCTCCGCCAAGAGCTATCCTTTTACGATTCAAGCTGACAGTATCAGCCTTCTCGTAGGCGGCGGCAATCACCCCGACTCCGCTTTCGTGGCGCTCTACAGGGCTTCTGACGATTCCTTGCTTTTCAGCGAGACAGGAAGGAATTCCGACACGATGGACAGAAGAGTCTGGCTGGTGCGTTCTCTCAAGGGAGAGAGTGTCTATCTGAAGATAGTCGATGATGCGTCCGGCTATTTCGGGCACATCAACTGCGACGAGATAGCAGAGTTCTTTGCCCAGCCCGACGTTACCCCTCCTTGGGTGAGCCTGTTCGAGCCGAGCGGCGCCGAAACCCTGGTTCAGGGAGAGCAGTTCGAGATACGCTGGAAGGCCGGAGACGAAACCGCAATTGATTCCGTCGTCCTCGAGTATTCGCTCGACGGCGGTTCGACCTTTCCATATCTTATAGCCCGGCCGTCGCCGCAGGACACGTCTTACCTTTGGAACATTCCCCAGACGTATTCCGATAGCTGCCTGGTGCGAGCGACTGTCTATGATTGGGGCCCCAACAGTACGAGCGATCAAAGCGACTCACTTTTTAGAATCGTGGCGTACATCGGAGTTGACGAGAATCCCTCCAACGCTCCTGCAATAGAGAGGAAACTCGCCTTAAGCGTTCAAGGACAGAATCCTTTTGCGGAGCGAACTTCGTTCCGCTTCAACCTGCCTTCGTCGTTCGCTGGAAGACGATTCTCTCTGGACGTGTTCGACACGGCCGGGAGACACGTTCGCGATCTCACACGAGGAACATGCCCTGCAAACGGCGCAGCACTCTCTGCCCCCTGGAACGCCTGCGATGAAAGCGGAAGACTCGTAGGTTCGGGAATATACTTCGTGCTGCTCAGGGTCGATGGCACCCCACTCCTCACCAAGAAAATCGTCCTGCTCAAGTGA
- a CDS encoding 4Fe-4S binding protein: MPYEITEECIACGACQPECAEGAISEGDPIYVIDHAKCTECGSCAEVCPVECCVLK, from the coding sequence ATGCCATACGAAATAACAGAGGAGTGCATTGCCTGTGGAGCATGCCAACCTGAATGCGCTGAGGGTGCAATCAGTGAAGGCGATCCGATATACGTGATTGACCACGCAAAATGCACCGAATGCGGCTCGTGTGCAGAAGTCTGCCCGGTGGAATGCTGTGTGCTGAAATAG
- a CDS encoding permease — protein sequence MDKVIEIVRQFGLLILEVAPYFVLGALAGATLKSWLPLSIVDRHLKPGIRSILALSVLGGLLPVCSCSMMPLARAMRERGAALGAVMAFLVTAPVVSPVTIALTWGWLGPEFAVARVVAAFAGAIVLGISIERFTRRPVESEAPSLPKGSIVSSVTSCGCANAFFPNLLTILKDLWGYLLIGIAISAVISVLVPTDLIPSLLGNGPLAFILAAVVGVPIYVCSGEEVPIAKALLSVNLSPGATFTFLLSSTGTCLPTILMASKFLGKKNAALYALFWLVFSIGAGLVFAAAW from the coding sequence TTGGACAAGGTAATAGAAATAGTCCGTCAATTCGGCCTTCTTATCTTGGAGGTAGCTCCGTACTTTGTCCTCGGAGCTCTTGCCGGAGCGACTCTCAAGAGTTGGCTCCCGCTAAGCATTGTGGATCGCCACCTGAAACCGGGAATAAGATCCATACTGGCCCTCTCGGTTTTGGGTGGGCTACTACCGGTTTGTTCCTGCTCCATGATGCCCCTGGCTCGAGCAATGAGAGAAAGGGGGGCGGCCCTGGGCGCCGTTATGGCCTTCCTTGTCACGGCACCAGTCGTGAGTCCGGTCACAATTGCTCTCACGTGGGGATGGCTGGGTCCGGAGTTTGCGGTCGCCAGGGTCGTGGCTGCCTTCGCGGGGGCGATTGTCCTGGGCATATCGATAGAGCGTTTCACGCGGCGTCCGGTCGAGTCGGAGGCGCCGTCCTTGCCCAAGGGATCAATCGTGTCCAGTGTAACTTCGTGTGGCTGTGCGAACGCATTCTTTCCCAACCTTCTCACGATACTCAAGGATCTATGGGGTTACCTTTTGATTGGGATCGCGATTTCGGCAGTCATTTCGGTGCTCGTTCCCACAGACCTCATACCTTCATTGCTGGGGAACGGCCCTCTGGCTTTCATTCTTGCAGCGGTTGTGGGCGTGCCGATCTACGTGTGTAGCGGCGAAGAAGTGCCCATTGCAAAGGCGCTCTTGAGTGTCAACCTGTCGCCGGGTGCCACCTTCACGTTTCTTCTCTCTTCAACTGGAACTTGCCTACCGACTATTCTGATGGCGTCAAAGTTCTTGGGTAAGAAGAACGCCGCCCTTTACGCCCTGTTCTGGCTTGTCTTTTCTATAGGCGCCGGGTTGGTATTCGCGGCTGCGTGGTAG